One Qiania dongpingensis genomic window carries:
- a CDS encoding DUF4179 domain-containing protein: MPLKLDKIPISPKLEATVKSSLDKLKNERRKKIRKRIWMGIGSTAAAFIIAILFCVSNPSLAAKLPFVGSLFSDLQDDFAYPGDYSDRAQVLTPTKSTTPAESEADTVTQTNTSAAIAESDASPSELYTVTDQGITLTASEVYCDGISVFLSLSFFSEEPMGFFYDETGSPIPAHVYLSGSALIDAEEAGGDGELGNTSFHIEQPDEHNFSGMLKINLPDSIIGSDGSHNLTIRLNTIGADFADINKNPVIVESNPIGASMWVKGSWEVSFSFNADVTELQIYDDLNPEQTVYGISTVYISPYQIKAIFLPDYEAFENEGACMSGLSLFDQDGNVIQCGDNSSSMNSACFPLEGKRPTQLRFYHLEDWIDACKTTNEEAAASQALTSLSLDISWP; this comes from the coding sequence ATGCCACTTAAATTAGATAAGATTCCCATATCCCCGAAACTGGAAGCAACCGTAAAATCCAGTCTGGACAAATTAAAAAATGAACGGCGGAAAAAAATCCGAAAGAGAATCTGGATGGGCATCGGATCCACTGCTGCCGCATTTATCATCGCCATTCTTTTTTGCGTCAGTAATCCGTCGCTTGCCGCCAAACTCCCCTTTGTCGGAAGCCTATTCTCAGATTTACAGGATGACTTTGCCTATCCCGGTGATTATTCTGACCGGGCTCAGGTATTGACGCCCACAAAAAGCACCACTCCCGCGGAAAGCGAAGCAGATACTGTGACACAGACCAATACTTCAGCAGCAATCGCTGAATCGGATGCTTCCCCGTCGGAACTCTATACGGTCACAGATCAAGGAATCACCTTGACTGCTTCCGAGGTATACTGCGATGGTATTTCTGTCTTCCTTTCCCTGTCTTTTTTCTCAGAAGAACCCATGGGATTTTTCTATGATGAGACAGGCAGCCCGATTCCCGCACATGTCTACCTTTCCGGATCGGCCCTGATCGACGCGGAAGAAGCTGGCGGAGACGGAGAGCTCGGAAACACGTCCTTCCATATCGAACAACCGGATGAACACAATTTCAGCGGAATGTTAAAGATAAACCTGCCAGATTCCATAATCGGATCAGACGGTTCCCATAATTTGACCATCCGCCTGAATACCATCGGCGCCGATTTCGCTGACATTAATAAAAATCCGGTCATTGTAGAATCCAATCCTATCGGCGCTTCCATGTGGGTAAAGGGCAGCTGGGAGGTAAGCTTTTCTTTTAACGCTGATGTCACAGAGCTTCAGATATATGATGATCTGAATCCCGAACAGACTGTGTATGGTATATCAACCGTATATATTTCTCCATACCAGATCAAAGCTATTTTTCTTCCGGATTATGAAGCTTTCGAAAATGAAGGAGCTTGTATGAGCGGCCTGTCTTTATTTGACCAGGATGGAAATGTCATACAATGCGGGGATAATTCAAGCTCAATGAACAGTGCCTGCTTCCCACTGGAAGGTAAACGTCCCACCCAGCTGAGATTCTATCATCTGGAGGACTGGATCGACGCATGTAAAACGACAAATGAGGAAGCCGCCGCGTCTCAGGCACTTACCTCCCTTTCTCTGGATATTTCATGGCCGTAA